One window of the Dendropsophus ebraccatus isolate aDenEbr1 chromosome 12, aDenEbr1.pat, whole genome shotgun sequence genome contains the following:
- the LOC138769796 gene encoding branched-chain-amino-acid aminotransferase, cytosolic-like: MATGAALSGVKVFGKQLISVQRSLPVISWRAVSTSFKSADLQVELNKHPKKKPAVSELVFGKTFTDHMLTIEWTSEKGWGKPHIKPFQNLSLHPASSALHYSVELFEGMKAYRGEDNQVRLFRPMMNMERMHRTALRACLPSFDKAEMLECLRRLIDVDRDWVPKSNSASLYIRPTFIGTEPSLGVTKSNHALLYIIIGPVGPYFPSGGFTPVSLLADPKYVRAWMGGVGNYKLGGNYGPTIYVQHEASKEGCHQVLWLYGDDHQVTEAGTMNFFMYWINEQGEKELVTPPLSGLILPGVTRQSLLDLARQWGEFKVSEREFTMADVVKGLRENRIKELFGAGTACVVCPVNRIFYNGENFLVPTMENGPDVAKRFLKELTDIQYGRTPSDWTYVV; the protein is encoded by the exons ATGGCAACCGGGGCAGCTCTATCCGGGGTGAAG GTTTTCGGGAAACAGCTAATATCAGTTCAACGCAGTTTGCCTGTTATATCATGGCGAGCAGTAAGCACGTCATTCAAG TCCGCAGATCTGCAAGTAGAATTGAACAAACATCCTAAGAAGAAGCCGGCTGTGTCAGAGTTGGTGTTTGGAAAAACCTTCACAGACCATATGCTGACAATAGAATGGACCAGTGAGAAAGGCTGGGGAAAGCCACACATTAAACCCTTCCAGAACCTTTCCCTTCACCCTGCATCCTCCGCACTTCACTACTCAGTTGAG CTTTTTGAGGGTATGAAAGCCTACAGAGGAGAGGACAATCAGGTTCGTCTCTTTCGTCCTATGATGAACATGGAGAGGATGCATCGGACAGCACTTCGGGCTTGTCTACCT TCTTTTGACAAGGCAGAAATGTTAGAGTGCTTGAGAAGACTGATTGACGTTGACAGAGACTGGGTTCCTAAATCCAATTCAGCTAGTCTCTATATACGGCCCACCTTTATTGGCACAGAG CCATCTCTTGGAGTCACAAAGTCCAACCATGCATTACTGTATATCATCATCGGACCTGTAGGACCATACTTTCCAAGTGGAGGATTTACTCCAGTTTCACTTCTAGCAGATCCAAAATATGTGCGCGCCTGGATGGGGGGAGTAGGGAACTACAAGCTGGGTGG aAACTATGGACCCACAATTTATGTACAACATGAAGCATCAAAGGAAGGATGTCATCAAGTTCTATGGTTGTATGGTGACGACCACCAAGTGACTGAAGCTGGTACCATGAACTTCTTTATGTACTGGATCAATGAGCAAGGAG AGAAAGAACTTGTGACTCCACCACTAAGCGGTTTAATCCTCCCTGGAGTGACAAGACAAAGTCTCCTTGATCTGGCACGACAGTGG GGTGAATTTAAGGTTTCAGAACGTGAATTTACTATGGCTGATGTGGTAAAAGGGCTGAGAGAGAACAGAATAAAGGAGCTCTTCGGTGCTGGGACAGCCTGTGTCGTTTGCCCTGTTAATCGGATATTTTACAATGGAGAA AATTTCCTCGTACCCACTATGGAAAATGGACCTGACGTGGCAAAGCGCTTCTTGAAAGAGCTGACAGACATTCAG